In one Juglans regia cultivar Chandler chromosome 11, Walnut 2.0, whole genome shotgun sequence genomic region, the following are encoded:
- the LOC108987883 gene encoding probable receptor-like protein kinase At2g42960: protein MASDLNAELSKKTAIFGLKVWEVIGIVVGLFIVIILSLLSLCLTSRKKSRTRDKIPLSQIPAVSKEIKEVRVEQVSTDEYVPRDGILLTIHDKSSDKESDKVLVHLGMGKMKNGDNSSQSGSFNHFEKDGCGSQSGEEGSSGKVTVYKPSSSYPITAPSPLSGLPEFSHLGWGHWFTLRDLDLATNRFSKDNVLGEGGYGVVYRGQLINGTPVAVKKILNNLGQAEKEFRVEVEAIGHVRHKNLVRLLGYCIEGIHRMLVYEYVNNGNLEQWLHGAMRQHGYLTWEARMKVLLGTAKALAYLHEAIEPKVVHRDIKSSNILIDDDFNAKVSDFGLAKLLGAGKSHVTTRVMGTFGYVAPEYANTGLLNEKSDVYSFGVLLLEAITGRDPVDYGRPTHEVNLVEWLKMMVGSRRSEEVVDPNMEPRPSTRALKRALLTALRCVDPESEKRPKMSQVVRMLESEEYPIPREDRRHRRTQAGSMEIESQKEFSDTEKSDNPDSRSNSRGYQRT, encoded by the exons ATGGCCTCAGATCTTAATGCGGAATTATCAAAGAAAACTGCCATTTTTGGTCTCAAGGTCTGGGAAGTAATTGGGATTGTAGTCGGattatttattgtaattatCCTTTCCTTGCTGTCCTTGTGTCTAACATCACGGAAGAAATCAAGAACTAGGGACAAGATCCCTCTTAGCCAAATCCCAGCTGTTTCAAAGGAAATCAAGGAAGTCAGAGTTGAGCAAGTATCAACAGATGAATATGTTCCTCGTGATGGAATTCTTCTCACAATTCATGACAAATCCAGCGATAAAGAATCAGATAAAGTTTTGGTCCATCTGGGTATGGGGAAGATGAAGAATGGTGACAATAGCAGTCAGTCAGGTTCGTTTAATCACTTCGAGAAAGATGGTTGTGGATCACAATCTGGAGAAGAAGGTAGTTCTGGCAAGGTTACTGTGTACAAGCCTTCCTCTTCATATCCTATAACTGCTCCTTCCCCTCTCTCTGGCCTGCCTGAATTTTCTCACTTAGGTTGGGGTCACTGGTTTACATTAAGGGATCTTGATCTTGCTACAAATCGGTTTTCTAAGGACAATGTTCTTGGTGAGGGAGGATATGGAGTTGTTTACCGAGGGCAGTTGATAAATGGTACTCCGGTGGCAGTTAAGAAGATACTGAATAATCT GGGCCAAGCAGAGAAAGAATTTAGAGTGGAAGTTGAAGCTATTGGTCATGTGCGCCATAAAAACTTGGTTCGTCTGCTGGGATACTGCATTGAAGGGATTCACAG GATGTTGGTTTATGAGTATGTCAACAATGGAAACTTAGAGCAGTGGCTTCATGGAGCAATGCGTCAGCATGGATATCTTACTTGGGAGGCCCGCATGAAGGTTCTTCTCGGCACGGCTAAAGC TCTTGCCTACTTGCATGAAGCCATTGAGCCAAAAGTGGTGCACCGAGACATTAAGTCGAGCAACATATTGATTGATGATGACTTCAATGCCAAGGTATCTGATTTTGGTCTAGCCAAGTTGCTGGGTGCTGGAAAAAGTCATGTCACTACTCGAGTTATGGGAACTTTTGG GTATGTCGCGCCAGAATATGCAAATACCGGCCTTTTAAATGAGAAGAGTGATGTCTATAGCTTTGGGGTTTTGCTCTTAGAAGCAATTACTGGAAGGGACCCTGTGGACTATGGCCGTCCTACCCACGAG gTAAATTTGGTCGAGTGGCTGAAAATGATGGTTGGAAGCCGGCGATCAGAAGAAGTTGTAGACCCAAACATGGAGCCAAGGCCATCAACAAGAGCCCTAAAACGTGCCCTTTTGACTGCTTTGAGGTGTGTCGATCCAGAGTCTGAAAAAAGACCCAAGATGAGCCAGGTTGTCCGTATGCTTGAATCCGAAGAGTATCCCATCCCGAGAGAG GATCGAAGGCACCGAAGAACTCAGGCAGGTAGCATGGAGATCGAGTCCCAGAAGGAGTTTTCTGATACAGAGAAGAGTGATAACCCAGATTCAAGATCAAATAGCAGAGGCTACCAGCGTACATAA